Proteins encoded by one window of Lacipirellulaceae bacterium:
- a CDS encoding dipeptidase — MTARRILLALTVAWLLVLAATSPLLAQETDSSKRLRAPVVLTDEAKRIHESAILIDGHNDLPWELRKQGSVTFDRLDLAKLQKGKVHTDIPRLREGGMGAQFWSVYVPASTAGEGKALLMTLEQINMVEAMVERYPETFEFAYTVEDIRRIHREGKIASLIGVEGGHSIESSLNVLRQLYDLGARYMTLTHSDNVPWADSATDDPEHNGLTEFGEQVVAEMNRLGMLVDLSHVSPATMKHALRVTKAPVIFSHSSARAVADHPRNVPDDVLKLVTENDGVVMVNYFSSFVVPQSAQRDFARTAYREELKKEMSDAKEIDAKMRAWESARPITPGTIHDLVDHIVHMINVAGIDHVGLGSDYDGVPVVPVQLEDVSTFPLITQALLDRGYNEEQIHKVLGENLLRVMKRAEEVAAELQQAGE; from the coding sequence ATGACCGCACGCCGAATCTTATTGGCACTTACCGTTGCTTGGCTGCTTGTTCTAGCCGCTACTTCGCCATTGCTGGCTCAAGAAACAGACAGCAGCAAACGATTGAGAGCCCCAGTCGTACTCACCGACGAAGCGAAGCGGATTCATGAGTCTGCGATTCTCATCGACGGGCATAACGATCTTCCCTGGGAGCTGAGGAAGCAGGGTTCGGTCACGTTTGATCGCCTCGATTTGGCGAAGTTGCAAAAAGGCAAAGTTCACACGGACATCCCCCGTCTTCGAGAGGGCGGTATGGGGGCTCAGTTCTGGTCCGTCTACGTGCCGGCCAGCACCGCGGGCGAAGGAAAGGCCCTGTTGATGACGCTCGAGCAAATAAACATGGTCGAGGCCATGGTGGAGCGCTACCCGGAGACTTTTGAGTTTGCCTACACGGTAGAAGACATTCGCCGGATTCATCGTGAGGGGAAGATCGCTTCCTTGATTGGCGTTGAGGGAGGGCATTCGATTGAGAGTTCACTGAATGTGTTGAGGCAGCTCTACGACTTGGGTGCCCGCTATATGACACTCACGCATTCTGACAATGTTCCCTGGGCCGACTCCGCAACCGATGATCCAGAGCACAATGGCCTCACGGAATTTGGCGAACAGGTTGTTGCGGAGATGAATCGCCTGGGAATGCTTGTCGACCTTTCGCACGTTTCGCCAGCGACTATGAAGCACGCGCTTCGCGTCACCAAAGCGCCGGTTATTTTCTCACACTCCTCCGCACGAGCCGTTGCTGACCATCCGCGGAATGTTCCCGACGACGTGCTGAAACTCGTCACGGAGAATGATGGCGTGGTCATGGTGAACTATTTTTCGTCCTTCGTTGTTCCCCAGTCTGCCCAGCGGGACTTTGCTCGGACCGCCTATCGCGAAGAGCTCAAGAAGGAGATGAGCGACGCCAAAGAAATCGACGCTAAAATGCGAGCCTGGGAATCCGCCCGGCCAATCACTCCGGGGACGATTCACGATCTGGTGGATCATATCGTCCACATGATTAACGTCGCAGGGATTGATCATGTGGGGCTCGGCTCCGACTACGACGGCGTTCCCGTCGTGCCAGTTCAGCTTGAAGATGTCAGCACGTTTCCACTGATCACCCAAGCCTTGTTGGATCGAGGATATAACGAGGAGCAGATTCACAAAGTACTCGGCGAGAACTTGCTGAGAGTGATGAAGCGGGCCGAGGAAGTAGCTGCAGAGCTTCAACAAGCCGGCGAGTGA
- a CDS encoding glycoside hydrolase family 3 protein, protein MLDNQPTTIREKLAQLMFVRIGSNLPPVVTADEDVARVEELLSELPLGGLILFNGRRKETSATLAQLQSKSEFPLLVGADIERGVGQQVLGHAVFPHAMAFDASGPEAVPLAREFAQVTAQMARANGIHIAFAPVADVNSEPKNPIIATRAFGNTPDRAAELVAASIESAQAAGLLTTAKHFPGHGDTKDDSHSDLPLVEKSREELEACELVPFRAAIEQQVALIMTAHVQYSQLDSSGNPATLSSNILTEILRNELNYKGVIVSDSLLMEGVKQQTDNEGDLAIAAINAGVDLLLDVADPVATLASLEKAVSAGQLQADRVEEAFDRVWNLKRMVFEGNTPRSSNPEEGEEAAIQLAERAARGAVTVVNNTEGMLPLSKEKSLLAVLLKPFTTSLDDQEQPLASALRSRFDAVNYFELGPESDEALTAKILKQAESAEQVLVAMIVKPAAWHRFGLSEEHATLTKALLMNPNCVLVSLGTREAFDPFPEAKVQICTFSDVPVSQRALVEALV, encoded by the coding sequence ATGTTAGACAATCAGCCAACGACGATTCGCGAGAAGCTCGCTCAGTTGATGTTCGTGCGCATCGGTTCCAATCTACCGCCAGTCGTTACTGCCGACGAGGATGTTGCGAGAGTCGAAGAGCTTCTCAGTGAGCTTCCGCTTGGAGGGTTGATCCTCTTCAACGGTCGGCGGAAAGAAACTTCAGCCACGCTGGCTCAGCTCCAATCGAAGAGCGAGTTTCCCTTGTTGGTGGGAGCTGATATTGAGCGTGGCGTCGGACAGCAAGTCTTGGGGCATGCCGTTTTCCCTCACGCAATGGCCTTCGATGCGTCCGGTCCTGAGGCCGTTCCCTTGGCGCGTGAGTTTGCTCAGGTAACCGCTCAGATGGCACGTGCCAATGGGATCCATATCGCCTTTGCGCCTGTTGCCGATGTGAACTCCGAGCCCAAGAACCCAATCATTGCCACGCGAGCGTTCGGAAATACCCCTGATCGCGCCGCAGAACTTGTAGCCGCCTCTATCGAAAGTGCTCAAGCAGCCGGATTGTTAACAACCGCGAAGCACTTTCCTGGCCATGGTGACACCAAGGACGATTCCCATAGTGACTTGCCGTTGGTTGAAAAGTCCCGAGAAGAGTTGGAAGCCTGCGAGCTTGTTCCCTTTCGAGCAGCGATTGAGCAGCAAGTCGCTCTGATCATGACCGCCCACGTGCAATACTCGCAGCTTGACTCGTCAGGCAATCCGGCGACGCTCTCGTCGAATATCCTAACGGAGATTCTTCGCAACGAACTAAACTACAAGGGCGTTATCGTCAGCGATAGTCTTCTGATGGAAGGTGTGAAACAGCAGACCGACAACGAAGGCGATCTAGCGATTGCCGCAATCAACGCCGGCGTTGATCTACTGCTCGACGTTGCCGATCCTGTCGCGACGCTTGCTTCTCTGGAGAAGGCGGTTTCGGCAGGCCAGCTCCAAGCCGACCGTGTTGAGGAGGCTTTCGACCGTGTCTGGAATCTCAAGCGGATGGTCTTCGAAGGGAACACTCCTCGAAGTAGCAATCCCGAAGAGGGTGAAGAGGCCGCAATTCAACTGGCGGAAAGAGCCGCCCGTGGTGCCGTCACGGTGGTCAACAACACTGAAGGCATGTTACCCCTTTCCAAAGAGAAGAGCCTACTTGCAGTGTTGCTGAAGCCGTTCACGACGAGTCTTGATGATCAGGAGCAGCCGCTCGCCTCAGCACTCCGTAGCCGGTTCGACGCGGTCAATTACTTTGAGCTTGGCCCGGAGAGCGACGAAGCCCTCACGGCGAAGATCCTCAAGCAGGCAGAATCAGCCGAACAGGTTTTGGTCGCCATGATCGTCAAACCGGCGGCCTGGCATCGTTTTGGGTTGAGTGAGGAACACGCCACGCTCACCAAAGCGCTGCTGATGAATCCTAACTGCGTCCTCGTTTCTCTTGGCACCCGCGAAGCGTTCGACCCATTTCCCGAAGCGAAAGTACAGATATGCACGTTCAGCGACGTTCCCGTCTCGCAACGCGCCTTAGTGGAAGCACTCGTTTAG
- a CDS encoding AraC family transcriptional regulator, translated as MKNTKPQRDFFKKLGPADQILALFNYQPNLSFFAKDRVGRFMALNRRGCEYCGVASEAEAIGKTDHDFFPKSRADEYRADDRAVMESGEPLVNRIESAPEDLGSPRLVMTSKIPLRDTRGRVIGVAGFSRQVERIQANVGGVDKFATVMEHLHTHFADHLSSEQLAEMAGLSVSHFERRFRHAFETSPRQYLVRVRVEHAAKLLRETDLSVSEIAQSCGFYDHAHLSRSFRKIMHVSPSQYRTR; from the coding sequence ATGAAAAATACCAAACCACAGAGGGATTTCTTCAAGAAGCTGGGCCCTGCAGATCAGATCCTGGCCCTCTTTAATTATCAGCCTAACCTCTCGTTTTTCGCAAAAGACCGCGTAGGAAGGTTCATGGCTCTCAATCGTCGCGGGTGTGAATATTGCGGTGTGGCCTCCGAGGCGGAAGCAATCGGCAAGACGGATCACGACTTCTTTCCAAAATCACGGGCAGACGAGTATCGCGCTGATGACAGAGCGGTAATGGAATCTGGCGAGCCACTCGTGAATCGCATCGAAAGCGCCCCGGAAGACCTTGGTTCGCCCCGTCTGGTAATGACAAGCAAAATCCCGCTAAGAGACACTCGCGGTCGGGTGATCGGAGTCGCCGGATTCTCTCGCCAAGTGGAACGCATTCAAGCGAATGTCGGCGGCGTGGATAAGTTTGCCACGGTGATGGAACACCTTCACACCCACTTTGCTGATCATCTCTCTAGCGAACAACTGGCTGAAATGGCCGGGCTCTCGGTAAGCCATTTTGAACGCCGTTTTCGCCACGCTTTCGAAACCTCGCCAAGGCAGTACTTGGTTCGAGTGCGAGTTGAACATGCGGCCAAACTCCTACGAGAGACGGACCTGAGCGTCTCGGAGATCGCCCAATCCTGCGGATTTTACGACCACGCTCACCTCAGCAGAAGTTTTCGAAAGATAATGCACGTCTCTCCTTCGCAGTATCGGACACGATAA
- a CDS encoding GNAT family N-acetyltransferase: MQIARLRKENASALLELWNGVATHDSVTAQIFAEKIWGDADFDEELALVAFEADEPEADEPVAFAHAVVRQLATGSRGYFKFVAVAPQYQRQGIGRQLVEQLHQKLMEQGVKEVRIAESAPNYLTPGVDVRYETAIGFFEALGYERIGEAKNLLLNLRERDFSTTDRVNELASTGIEICRATCKVMPQVNEFLDAFWPSWKAEVALAMTCNPPAMHLALSKESVVGFSAYDGNNQGTGWFGPMGTHPDFRGQGIGQVLLARCLRDLQSQGLSQAIIPWVSETSLYESQLGAVLDRTFVRWERKLAWIC, encoded by the coding sequence ATGCAAATTGCTCGACTGCGAAAGGAGAATGCTTCCGCTCTCTTGGAATTATGGAATGGCGTCGCAACTCACGACAGCGTGACCGCGCAGATTTTCGCTGAAAAGATTTGGGGGGATGCCGACTTTGACGAAGAGTTAGCACTTGTTGCCTTTGAAGCCGACGAACCCGAAGCCGATGAACCCGTTGCATTCGCTCATGCTGTGGTGAGGCAACTTGCCACCGGCAGTCGCGGCTACTTTAAATTCGTTGCCGTTGCACCCCAGTATCAACGCCAAGGAATCGGTCGTCAGCTCGTTGAACAGCTGCACCAGAAGCTAATGGAACAAGGCGTAAAAGAAGTACGGATTGCCGAGTCAGCCCCAAATTACTTGACGCCCGGTGTTGACGTAAGGTACGAAACCGCGATCGGGTTTTTTGAAGCCCTGGGTTACGAACGAATCGGCGAAGCGAAGAACCTGTTGCTCAATCTGAGGGAGCGAGATTTCTCGACCACGGACCGCGTAAACGAGTTGGCGAGTACCGGCATCGAGATTTGTCGTGCCACGTGCAAAGTAATGCCGCAAGTCAATGAGTTTCTCGATGCGTTCTGGCCTAGTTGGAAAGCAGAGGTCGCCCTGGCCATGACTTGCAATCCGCCTGCGATGCATCTTGCTCTTTCGAAGGAGTCGGTTGTTGGCTTCTCGGCCTACGACGGCAACAATCAAGGGACCGGCTGGTTTGGCCCGATGGGCACTCACCCTGATTTCCGCGGACAGGGGATCGGGCAGGTTCTTTTGGCACGTTGCCTGCGTGATTTGCAATCACAAGGTCTCTCTCAGGCGATTATTCCCTGGGTAAGCGAGACGAGCCTCTACGAAAGTCAACTTGGTGCGGTACTTGATCGCACTTTCGTTCGCTGGGAGCGAAAACTGGCGTGGATTTGCTAG
- a CDS encoding glycoside hydrolase family 2 TIM barrel-domain containing protein, which yields MNKVACLVFAFLSLTQFASAGNDWENEVVFEKNKLPARVPSYSFETASDALEGNREKSRMLSLNGTWKFKYVGKTDERSLDFMEEDFAGNDWVDIPVPSNWELHGHGQPIYTNITYPFTPDILNPDLKFDWKGPQPPQPPKIHRDNPVGSYYRDFEVPEGWENQSLILHFGGVSSAFYVWINGQEVGYSQGSRLAAEFDITEFVRPGKNRLAVQVFRWSDGSYLEDQDMWRLSGIHREVMLLAQPKISLNDWYVRTKFDEKHKNATLEIRPRVWVQGNTDQLAGWKLQAQLYDASGEAILSNPLEMPIEKIYRERWAPRDVEKFALMEAEIKNPAKWSAETPHLYRLVFTVTAPDGNVAEARSQQIGFRDVRFSEQNELLINGKVVKLMGVNRHDHHPVRGKYLTREDMRKDVELLKQFNFNAVRTSHYPNDPHFYELCNQYGLYVMGEANIECHHLGSYIPQQATWSLPILSRIYRMVERDKNHPCIISWSMGNESGTGPAFAAAAGWIRDFDPSRFIHYEGAQGDPTEPDYHEGAGYLTQRWPTMANPDDPAFVDVISRMYPLIDQIVNLSENTRIDRPIVMCEYMHAMGNSVGTLGNFWDEIRKRPNLIGGFIWDMIDQGIEQTTEQGEQYYAYGGDFGDVPNSGNFCFNGVFASDRTPNPHAFECKYVFQPVQIEAEDLEQGLVRITNRHSFTNLSEYEIRWSLSRNGEELQVGVLPKQDLGAGETATIRVPYKSVKFDEAAEYWLRLSLHETTDRLWCKAGYEIAKEQLLLKSRKEPQKYVPKLQGEVRVEETDAEIVVNGKDFSAKVSKSSGELSSYKNNGVEYLEAPLRVNFRRPLTDNDRRFRRREAEQKLWLQMHKLLKTESVTSRSTELGSIEIVVKQNHEDKVQLETKYTFHADATVSVALELNADESLPELIRFGVSMGVPSQLSRTSYYGNGPWESYSDRRRSVEVDEFSERTDDMFHNYAMPQENGNRTDVRWLQLVDEKHGTGLKITGMPLFGFSVWPYSIENVDQAKHPHELTPQGFYTLNLDLAQTGLGGMRAAPLAHQTVPAGTHRLAFTLSATNQGPKTAAIDLISNEGPVGIAKVGNNTTLCGDVTLKPDSNDLIAVPGSGVIAALSKKWNSRASNLVSKQEFGDCEVELEFLIGKGSNSGVKLQRRYEIQLYDSHDKIQPTARECGGIYPHWVFRTDGKGLKYIDKGVPPKGNAAKPAGEWQTLKIAFQAPRFDQQGKKLENARFRKVILNGQVIHQDVEVDSPTGNASTPLPEVAKAPLMLQMDHGAVAFRNVRVTMKDDSSIKE from the coding sequence ATGAACAAAGTCGCCTGTCTCGTCTTCGCATTTCTCTCCCTCACGCAATTCGCTTCTGCTGGAAACGACTGGGAGAACGAAGTCGTCTTCGAGAAGAACAAGCTACCCGCGCGGGTTCCCTCCTATTCCTTCGAAACCGCGAGCGATGCTTTGGAAGGAAACCGTGAGAAGTCGCGTATGCTCAGCTTGAACGGCACCTGGAAATTCAAGTATGTCGGGAAGACGGACGAACGATCTTTGGACTTCATGGAGGAAGACTTTGCAGGAAACGATTGGGTGGACATCCCGGTTCCCTCGAATTGGGAATTGCACGGACACGGCCAGCCCATTTACACGAACATCACCTATCCTTTCACGCCTGACATTCTCAACCCGGACTTAAAGTTCGATTGGAAGGGCCCCCAGCCGCCACAACCGCCGAAGATTCATCGCGACAATCCTGTCGGCAGTTACTATCGCGATTTCGAAGTTCCCGAAGGCTGGGAGAATCAGTCGCTCATACTACACTTCGGTGGCGTCTCCTCAGCATTCTATGTTTGGATCAATGGACAAGAAGTCGGCTACAGCCAAGGGAGTCGTCTCGCTGCCGAGTTCGACATTACCGAATTCGTAAGGCCGGGTAAGAACCGGTTGGCTGTGCAAGTTTTTCGTTGGAGTGATGGCAGCTATCTCGAAGACCAAGATATGTGGCGACTCAGCGGCATTCACCGCGAAGTCATGCTGCTTGCCCAACCAAAAATCTCGCTTAACGACTGGTATGTCCGCACCAAGTTTGACGAGAAGCATAAAAATGCCACGCTGGAAATCCGCCCGCGCGTGTGGGTCCAAGGAAACACTGATCAGCTCGCGGGTTGGAAGTTGCAAGCGCAGCTCTACGACGCTAGCGGAGAGGCGATTCTTAGCAACCCTCTCGAAATGCCGATCGAAAAGATCTATCGCGAACGGTGGGCACCGCGTGATGTCGAAAAGTTCGCGCTCATGGAAGCAGAGATCAAAAATCCTGCGAAGTGGTCAGCAGAGACGCCTCATCTTTATCGCTTGGTTTTCACGGTCACGGCTCCAGACGGAAATGTTGCCGAGGCGAGGAGCCAACAGATCGGATTCCGAGACGTTCGCTTTAGCGAGCAGAATGAACTGTTGATCAATGGCAAGGTGGTGAAGCTCATGGGCGTGAATCGCCACGACCACCACCCGGTACGGGGCAAGTACCTGACTCGTGAGGACATGCGGAAGGACGTGGAGTTGCTTAAACAGTTTAACTTCAACGCGGTTCGAACTTCCCATTATCCGAACGATCCGCACTTCTACGAGCTTTGCAATCAGTACGGTTTGTACGTCATGGGAGAGGCCAACATCGAATGTCATCACTTAGGAAGCTACATTCCGCAGCAAGCGACCTGGTCACTACCGATCTTGAGCCGGATCTACCGTATGGTCGAGCGGGACAAGAACCATCCGTGCATCATCTCCTGGTCGATGGGCAATGAATCGGGAACTGGACCGGCATTTGCCGCTGCGGCGGGTTGGATTCGCGATTTCGATCCCTCACGTTTCATCCACTATGAAGGCGCACAGGGTGATCCGACTGAGCCAGACTATCATGAAGGCGCGGGCTACCTGACGCAACGATGGCCTACAATGGCTAACCCAGACGATCCGGCTTTCGTGGACGTGATCAGTCGGATGTATCCGCTGATTGATCAGATCGTCAACCTCTCAGAGAATACTCGCATCGATCGCCCGATCGTGATGTGCGAATACATGCACGCCATGGGAAACTCTGTCGGCACGCTCGGTAACTTCTGGGACGAGATCCGAAAACGGCCGAACCTGATCGGCGGATTTATTTGGGACATGATCGATCAAGGTATCGAGCAGACGACCGAGCAAGGTGAACAGTACTACGCCTACGGGGGAGATTTTGGCGACGTGCCCAATAGTGGCAATTTTTGCTTCAACGGCGTGTTTGCCTCCGATCGGACACCCAATCCACATGCGTTCGAGTGCAAATACGTGTTCCAACCGGTGCAAATAGAAGCTGAGGATCTTGAACAGGGGCTCGTCCGAATCACGAACCGACACAGCTTTACCAACTTGAGTGAATACGAAATTCGTTGGTCGCTCTCTCGAAATGGAGAGGAGTTGCAGGTGGGAGTGCTCCCGAAGCAAGACCTTGGCGCGGGTGAGACGGCGACGATTCGTGTTCCCTACAAGTCAGTGAAGTTCGACGAAGCCGCTGAGTACTGGCTTCGCCTAAGCCTGCACGAAACGACCGACCGCCTGTGGTGCAAGGCGGGTTACGAGATTGCCAAGGAGCAGTTGCTTCTCAAATCTCGCAAGGAACCGCAAAAATACGTCCCCAAATTGCAAGGAGAAGTCAGAGTTGAAGAGACGGATGCCGAGATTGTCGTTAACGGAAAAGACTTCTCCGCCAAGGTTTCCAAGTCCTCTGGTGAGCTTAGTTCCTACAAGAACAATGGGGTTGAGTACCTGGAGGCCCCGCTACGGGTCAATTTTCGGCGGCCACTTACGGACAACGACCGACGATTCCGCAGGCGCGAAGCCGAGCAGAAACTTTGGCTGCAAATGCACAAACTACTGAAGACTGAATCCGTCACATCGCGATCCACAGAGTTGGGTTCTATCGAAATCGTCGTCAAACAGAACCATGAAGACAAAGTTCAACTGGAGACGAAATACACATTCCACGCCGATGCCACCGTCAGTGTTGCGTTGGAGCTAAACGCAGACGAATCTCTGCCTGAACTGATTCGCTTTGGCGTGAGCATGGGCGTGCCGTCACAACTCTCAAGAACCTCCTACTACGGCAATGGCCCTTGGGAGTCGTACAGTGATCGTAGACGAAGCGTTGAAGTCGATGAGTTCTCAGAACGAACCGACGATATGTTCCACAACTATGCGATGCCCCAAGAGAACGGCAATCGAACTGATGTCCGCTGGTTGCAACTCGTTGACGAAAAGCACGGCACCGGGCTGAAGATTACAGGAATGCCGCTCTTTGGTTTCTCGGTCTGGCCGTACTCCATTGAAAATGTTGACCAGGCCAAGCATCCCCATGAACTTACGCCGCAAGGGTTCTATACGCTGAATCTCGATCTGGCTCAAACCGGCTTAGGTGGCATGCGAGCGGCACCCTTGGCCCATCAGACGGTGCCAGCGGGGACACATCGCCTTGCGTTTACTTTGAGTGCTACCAACCAGGGTCCAAAAACTGCGGCCATTGATCTGATAAGTAATGAGGGCCCTGTAGGTATTGCGAAAGTCGGGAATAACACAACGCTGTGCGGAGACGTCACGCTCAAACCGGACTCCAACGACTTAATCGCCGTACCGGGAAGCGGCGTTATCGCGGCTCTCTCGAAAAAATGGAACTCCAGAGCCAGCAATTTGGTTAGCAAGCAAGAATTTGGCGATTGCGAGGTTGAACTAGAGTTTCTCATTGGTAAGGGTTCCAACTCGGGAGTCAAGTTACAACGCCGCTATGAAATCCAGCTCTATGACAGCCACGACAAAATACAGCCGACCGCTCGCGAGTGCGGGGGCATTTACCCGCATTGGGTTTTTCGGACCGATGGAAAAGGTCTGAAGTACATCGACAAAGGCGTCCCTCCCAAGGGCAATGCTGCCAAGCCGGCTGGAGAATGGCAAACGCTGAAGATCGCGTTCCAAGCGCCCCGATTCGATCAGCAGGGAAAGAAACTAGAGAACGCACGCTTCCGCAAAGTTATTCTCAACGGCCAAGTCATCCATCAAGACGTCGAGGTCGATTCGCCTACGGGGAACGCATCAACCCCTCTGCCGGAAGTCGCAAAAGCGCCGTTGATGCTGCAGATGGATCACGGGGCGGTCGCATTTCGCAACGTACGTGTCACGATGAAAGACGATTCCTCGATCAAGGAATAA
- a CDS encoding alpha/beta hydrolase translates to MNTKVNHIAFPTSILLPALAIVLSHPNSLVAKDTRPIVIIHGAWGGAHHWKAVDDALTHKHGRTVRRASLTGLGERSHLATPKVNLDTHIRDVVNLIEFDDLNSVILIAHSYGGAVGQGVVEAIPKRIATVIYIDSSLLEDGECCVEDDPKDRELYTRRAKEDGDGWLVPVDWPNPMRDTPHPLATFLQPIKLTSDIHKQVPATYWLLADGKPPEQDKRYRFYQRAVERKLNVKVFSWGHNPQRERPDDLTKELVASISKSN, encoded by the coding sequence ATGAATACCAAAGTCAATCATATCGCTTTCCCCACAAGCATCCTGTTACCGGCACTTGCGATCGTGCTCTCTCATCCTAATTCATTAGTTGCGAAAGACACGCGTCCGATCGTCATTATTCATGGCGCTTGGGGCGGCGCCCATCATTGGAAGGCGGTCGACGACGCACTCACGCACAAGCATGGCCGGACCGTACGCCGTGCGTCGCTGACAGGTTTAGGAGAACGGTCGCATCTGGCAACGCCCAAAGTGAATCTCGATACCCATATACGTGACGTGGTGAACCTGATTGAGTTTGATGATCTGAATTCAGTCATCCTCATAGCGCATAGCTATGGAGGTGCGGTTGGGCAGGGAGTTGTCGAAGCGATTCCCAAGCGAATCGCCACGGTGATTTACATCGATTCCAGTTTGCTTGAAGACGGAGAGTGTTGCGTAGAGGACGACCCAAAAGATCGCGAATTGTATACCCGTCGAGCCAAAGAAGATGGTGATGGCTGGCTAGTTCCCGTCGATTGGCCCAACCCGATGCGGGACACGCCGCATCCCTTGGCGACCTTTTTACAGCCGATCAAGTTGACAAGTGACATTCATAAACAGGTGCCAGCCACTTATTGGTTGCTCGCCGATGGCAAGCCACCGGAGCAAGACAAACGGTACCGTTTTTACCAGCGTGCTGTCGAGCGTAAACTAAATGTCAAGGTCTTCTCGTGGGGCCACAACCCACAACGAGAACGCCCTGACGATCTCACGAAGGAATTGGTCGCCAGCATTAGCAAAAGTAACTGA